The Hymenobacter oligotrophus genome has a window encoding:
- a CDS encoding GNAT family N-acetyltransferase → MTEKPFASNDVSAAAVSGEACALRSGSGRYQMRWQTELAPALPLADELYLYVQPAQLAHATGQRLLLLLEDHHLGQTVGWWPVLVGPDAVAHSPWQAPLGGPQLLRPDVPAAVLDEWLTLGHLGLAARGARQLVQRLAPFAYEPRTTGALVAALQRTGHRVSLAEIDSYLPLEQPYEARLYPSERRRLHKCLRHGFRVEQEPPLLLPLAYEFLRRCREEKGQALSLTQEQLQDLFRRFPREYLLFSVRDAAGEWVALTVAVLAGRGVLYNFYPASPLQYNAFSPVVLLNAGLHAFAQASGLRLLDLGTSTLPTGLNESLLRFKRHLGGVPSLKLTLERAL, encoded by the coding sequence GTGACTGAAAAGCCCTTTGCCTCCAACGACGTATCTGCTGCTGCCGTTTCGGGCGAGGCGTGCGCGTTGCGAAGCGGCAGCGGGCGTTACCAAATGCGCTGGCAAACCGAGCTTGCGCCCGCGCTGCCCCTGGCCGACGAGCTGTATCTGTACGTGCAGCCCGCCCAGCTGGCGCACGCTACCGGGCAGCGCCTGTTGTTGCTGCTCGAAGACCACCACCTCGGCCAAACCGTGGGCTGGTGGCCGGTGTTGGTGGGCCCCGATGCCGTGGCTCACAGCCCCTGGCAGGCGCCCTTGGGCGGCCCGCAGCTGCTCCGCCCCGATGTACCCGCTGCGGTGCTCGACGAGTGGCTGACGCTCGGCCACCTAGGGCTGGCGGCCCGCGGCGCGCGGCAGCTAGTGCAGCGCCTGGCCCCGTTTGCCTACGAGCCCCGCACCACAGGCGCGCTGGTGGCCGCGCTGCAGCGCACCGGCCACCGCGTAAGCCTCGCCGAAATCGACAGCTACCTGCCGCTGGAGCAGCCCTACGAGGCGCGGCTGTACCCCTCGGAGCGCCGCCGCTTGCACAAGTGCCTGCGCCACGGGTTTCGGGTAGAACAGGAGCCGCCGTTGCTGCTGCCGCTGGCTTACGAGTTTCTGCGGCGCTGCCGCGAAGAAAAGGGCCAGGCGCTTTCGCTTACGCAAGAGCAACTTCAAGACTTGTTCCGGCGCTTTCCGCGCGAGTACCTGTTGTTTTCGGTGCGCGATGCCGCCGGCGAGTGGGTTGCCCTCACGGTGGCCGTGTTGGCGGGCCGGGGTGTGCTCTACAACTTTTACCCGGCTAGTCCGCTGCAGTACAACGCCTTCAGCCCCGTGGTGTTGCTGAACGCCGGTTTGCACGCCTTTGCTCAAGCCAGCGGCCTGCGCCTGCTCGACCTAGGAACATCCACGCTGCCCACAGGCCTGAACGAATCGTTGCTGCGGTTTAAGCGCCACCTGGGCGGCGTGCCCAGTCTGAAGCTCACACTGGAGCGGGCGCTCTAA
- the corA gene encoding magnesium/cobalt transporter CorA encodes MSDLNPANPHPANSGSFATASVSAPPLPPPDDEEEEDVHRTTSVADRDATRQAHMQGVGARPGTLTVSDRALPPRLFLMSYDTKSFDECECSDYDELLQRFRSQPERRHWIDVRGYGNVDLMRRIMQDFNLHPLQMEDVLGDYQRAKVEVNEDGQLFLVSRMTEFTDRLEIDDDQLSLFTGPNYVLSFQDDYEDCLDSVRHRIRSGYSQIKQRPPLYLAYALTDVVLDHYYPTMAAIGDYIEELENVILRGRPNKRLLARILQIKKDIVRFRRLVYPEREKIAEMLRMPDEIVSEEMKVFLRDCYDHAIQALDLTESYRESVSSLIDLYMSDQSNRMNEVMKVLTIISSIFIPLSFVVGLYGMNFQRENPNGGINTLNMPELYHPLGYPVLLTILLIIVSGQLIYFYRKGWLSN; translated from the coding sequence ATGTCTGATTTGAACCCGGCCAACCCGCACCCCGCCAACTCCGGCTCGTTTGCCACCGCGTCCGTTTCGGCCCCGCCGTTGCCCCCGCCCGACGACGAGGAAGAAGAGGACGTACACCGCACCACCAGCGTGGCCGACCGCGACGCCACCCGCCAGGCGCACATGCAGGGCGTGGGCGCCCGCCCCGGCACGCTTACCGTTTCGGACCGGGCGCTGCCGCCCCGGTTGTTTCTGATGAGCTACGATACCAAGAGCTTCGACGAGTGCGAGTGCTCGGACTACGACGAGCTGCTGCAGCGCTTCCGGAGCCAGCCCGAGCGGCGCCACTGGATTGATGTGCGCGGCTACGGCAACGTGGACCTGATGCGCCGCATCATGCAGGATTTTAACCTGCACCCGCTGCAAATGGAGGACGTGCTGGGCGACTACCAGCGCGCCAAGGTGGAGGTAAACGAGGATGGCCAGCTGTTTCTGGTGTCGCGCATGACGGAATTCACCGACCGGCTCGAAATCGACGACGACCAGCTCAGCTTGTTTACCGGCCCGAATTACGTGCTGTCGTTTCAGGACGATTACGAGGATTGTCTCGACTCGGTGCGGCACCGCATTCGCTCGGGCTACAGCCAAATCAAGCAACGCCCGCCGCTGTACCTGGCCTACGCCCTTACCGATGTGGTGCTCGACCACTACTACCCCACCATGGCCGCCATCGGCGACTACATCGAGGAGCTGGAAAACGTGATTTTGCGCGGGCGGCCCAACAAGCGCCTGCTCGCCCGCATCCTGCAAATCAAGAAGGACATTGTGCGCTTTCGGCGGCTGGTGTACCCCGAGCGCGAAAAAATTGCCGAGATGCTGCGCATGCCCGACGAAATAGTGTCGGAAGAAATGAAGGTGTTTTTGCGCGACTGTTACGACCACGCCATCCAGGCCCTCGACCTCACCGAGAGCTACCGCGAATCCGTGTCGAGCCTTATCGACCTGTACATGTCGGACCAAAGCAACCGCATGAACGAGGTGATGAAGGTGCTCACCATCATCAGCAGCATCTTCATCCCGCTGAGCTTTGTGGTGGGCTTGTACGGCATGAACTTCCAGCGCGAAAACCCCAACGGCGGCATCAATACCCTGAACATGCCCGAGCTGTACCACCCGTTGGGCTACCCTGTTTTGCTTACCATTCTGCTGATCATCGTTTCGGGCCAGCTCATTTATTTCTATAGAAAAGGCTGGCTAAGCAATTGA